One genomic segment of uncultured Methanobrevibacter sp. includes these proteins:
- a CDS encoding DNA glycosylase gives MIIKTPIDLELTQLSGQTSQPPWHEVEGTFSNVVNVNGEPVVFDVKQSVEFLDFSYSGDISQNQATDKLNYIFDLDFDLDKFYKYLANHAELAEMSRFCNGLRLFLAPDPFECVISSICSANNSIKRWTKSVSQIKQNWGNQHGDYYTFPKSNDLLKVYLDDEEESDLSNIQDISKCTNNLKNCGVGYRAPYMRRASEMFTDEIDLQDIFKMSYDEAFETILEVPGVGPKVADCILLYGFNFREAFPSDVWIKRIVSHLYFEGKDISVAKVREFGMEEFGDNAGYVQLYLFHYARKSGLMSKLK, from the coding sequence ATGATTATAAAGACACCTATTGACTTGGAATTGACCCAATTGTCAGGTCAGACCTCACAGCCTCCATGGCATGAGGTTGAAGGCACTTTTTCTAATGTTGTCAACGTTAACGGCGAACCGGTTGTCTTTGATGTTAAACAATCCGTAGAATTTTTGGATTTCAGCTATTCCGGAGACATTTCACAAAATCAGGCTACCGATAAGCTCAACTACATTTTTGACTTGGATTTTGATTTGGACAAGTTCTATAAATATCTCGCCAACCATGCCGAGCTGGCCGAAATGTCCAGGTTCTGCAATGGACTGAGACTGTTTTTGGCACCCGACCCATTCGAGTGTGTAATATCATCAATCTGTTCTGCAAACAATTCCATAAAAAGATGGACCAAATCGGTTTCACAGATTAAGCAGAATTGGGGAAATCAACATGGCGATTACTATACTTTTCCTAAAAGCAACGACTTATTAAAGGTATACTTGGATGATGAAGAGGAATCAGATTTGTCAAATATTCAAGATATTTCAAAGTGCACAAATAATCTAAAGAATTGTGGCGTGGGATATAGAGCACCTTACATGAGAAGGGCAAGCGAGATGTTTACAGATGAAATTGACCTTCAGGATATTTTCAAGATGAGCTATGATGAGGCATTCGAGACAATACTGGAAGTTCCGGGAGTGGGTCCGAAAGTGGCGGACTGCATACTGCTTTACGGGTTTAACTTCAGGGAAGCATTTCCTTCAGATGTGTGGATAAAGCGCATAGTTTCACACCTGTACTTCGAGGGAAAGGATATCAGCGTTGCTAAAGTCCGTGAATTTGGAATGGAAGAGTTTGGTGACAATGCAGGCTATGTGCAGCTTTACCTGTTCCACTATGCAAGAAAATCAGGTTTGATGAGCAAGCTCAAATGA
- a CDS encoding DUF2115 family protein, which translates to MKATELLEEIRENLKDYPIEYLRNKVTDDRYKDPLTKSLAKYNSEAWDEIFALNITDDYDIKDGVVENIKKDIDFYFDTYAGGDEETREFTKYISLYLALMAKRPLHPVGESPVKDQVFLENGEYKCKSRIMSIKDENSLCRYCVCKNAGFSFGF; encoded by the coding sequence ATGAAAGCAACCGAATTACTTGAGGAAATCAGGGAAAACTTGAAGGATTATCCAATAGAATATCTCAGAAACAAGGTTACAGATGACAGATACAAGGATCCATTAACAAAAAGTCTTGCAAAGTACAATTCAGAGGCTTGGGATGAGATTTTTGCCCTAAACATCACCGATGACTATGACATCAAGGACGGAGTGGTGGAAAACATCAAAAAAGACATTGACTTTTATTTCGACACCTATGCCGGAGGGGATGAGGAAACAAGGGAATTTACAAAATACATCTCACTTTACCTGGCGTTGATGGCAAAAAGGCCATTGCATCCTGTTGGCGAGAGCCCTGTAAAAGATCAGGTATTCTTGGAAAACGGCGAATACAAATGCAAGTCAAGAATCATGAGCATAAAAGACGAGAACTCATTGTGCCGCTATTGTGTCTGTAAGAATGCAGGTTTTTCCTTTGGATTTTAA
- a CDS encoding DUF2115 family protein, which yields MSDEYMEMCDELTSLISQNKTISGNSVFEILKKYSSNISVFDMMTFASQVIEENKYVQENYREDSQKSYMSFLYRVRDIPKDTNDYSKEIDRKALGDAITTLKVNHNEETSKNKSPLIFYIASLYATFILEESIHPVGTPFPGSLKVEERDGKFLCPVRDANIDTPNAVCNICLAEQLDF from the coding sequence ATGTCAGATGAATATATGGAAATGTGTGATGAGCTTACAAGTCTCATTTCTCAAAACAAGACTATTTCAGGAAATTCGGTCTTTGAAATACTGAAAAAGTATTCATCTAACATTTCTGTTTTTGACATGATGACATTCGCCTCCCAAGTGATTGAGGAAAACAAGTACGTGCAGGAAAACTATCGCGAAGACAGCCAGAAGTCATATATGTCCTTTCTCTATCGCGTGAGAGACATCCCAAAGGATACAAATGATTACAGTAAGGAAATTGACAGAAAAGCTTTAGGCGATGCAATAACAACCTTAAAAGTAAATCATAATGAGGAAACATCCAAAAATAAGAGTCCACTAATTTTCTATATTGCTTCACTTTATGCAACATTTATTTTGGAGGAGTCAATCCATCCTGTGGGCACTCCATTTCCAGGATCTCTTAAGGTCGAGGAGAGGGATGGAAAATTTTTATGTCCTGTAAGGGATGCTAACATCGACACTCCAAATGCGGTCTGCAATATCTGCCTTGCCGAGCAGTTGGACTTTTGA